Proteins encoded within one genomic window of Raineyella fluvialis:
- a CDS encoding acetyl/propionyl/methylcrotonyl-CoA carboxylase subunit alpha, which yields MSKVLIANRGEIAVRVIRAARDEGIASVAVYADPDADALFVKLADEAYALGGATPAESYLDMGKIIDVARRSGADAIHPGYGFLAENADFAQAVIDAGLIWIGPSPRSIRDLGDKVAARHIALKVGAPLVPGTPDPVANADEVVAFAREHGLPIAIKAAFGGGGRGLKVARTLEEVPELFESATREAVTAFGRGECFVERYLDKPRHVETQCLADQHGNVVVVSTRDCSLQRRHQKLVEEAPAPFLNEDQMNRLYESSKAILREAGYVGAGTCEFLVAQDGLISFLEVNTRLQVEHPVSEEVSGLDLVREMFRIANGEELGYGDPELRGHSFEFRINAEDPGRNFMPAPGTVTEFVAPQGPGVRFDDGYRKGMTVPGSFDSLVGKLIVTGATREQALQRSRRALDELVLEGMPTAIPFHKVVIDDPAFTAADGKFAVHTRWIETEFDNQIPQYDGAPGEGGEAEEKRTVVLEVNGKRVEVSLPAGLGSMSGGTNAAKKPKRQKSKSAVKEASGNSVTAPMQGTVVKVAVTDGQEVTEGDLVVVLEAMKMEQPINAHRTGIITGLAVEGGQTVQSGEVMCEIIDAE from the coding sequence ATCAGCAAGGTGCTCATCGCGAACCGAGGGGAAATCGCGGTCCGTGTGATCCGCGCAGCACGTGACGAGGGAATTGCCAGCGTCGCCGTCTACGCTGATCCGGACGCCGATGCCTTGTTCGTGAAGCTCGCAGACGAGGCGTATGCGCTGGGTGGCGCGACGCCCGCCGAGTCCTACCTCGACATGGGCAAGATCATCGACGTCGCTCGCCGCAGCGGAGCCGACGCCATCCACCCGGGCTACGGCTTCCTCGCCGAGAACGCGGACTTCGCCCAGGCCGTCATCGACGCAGGCCTGATCTGGATCGGCCCTTCCCCGCGGTCGATCCGTGATCTGGGTGACAAGGTCGCCGCCCGTCATATCGCTCTCAAGGTCGGCGCACCGCTGGTTCCCGGTACGCCGGACCCGGTGGCGAACGCTGACGAGGTCGTCGCCTTCGCGCGTGAGCACGGCCTGCCGATCGCCATCAAGGCTGCCTTCGGCGGCGGCGGGCGTGGCCTCAAGGTCGCCCGTACGCTCGAGGAGGTCCCCGAGCTCTTCGAGTCGGCCACCCGTGAGGCCGTCACCGCCTTCGGCCGTGGTGAGTGCTTCGTCGAGCGCTACCTCGACAAGCCGCGCCACGTCGAGACCCAGTGCCTCGCCGACCAGCACGGCAACGTCGTGGTGGTCTCCACCCGTGACTGCTCGCTGCAGCGCCGCCACCAGAAGCTCGTCGAGGAGGCCCCGGCCCCGTTCCTCAACGAGGACCAGATGAACCGCCTCTACGAGTCCTCCAAGGCGATCCTCCGTGAGGCCGGCTACGTCGGCGCGGGCACCTGCGAGTTCCTGGTCGCCCAGGACGGCCTGATCTCCTTCCTGGAGGTCAACACCCGCCTCCAGGTGGAGCACCCGGTGTCGGAGGAGGTCTCGGGCCTGGACCTCGTCCGGGAGATGTTCCGCATCGCCAACGGCGAGGAGCTCGGCTACGGCGACCCGGAGCTGCGCGGTCACTCCTTCGAGTTCCGCATCAACGCCGAGGACCCGGGCCGCAACTTCATGCCTGCCCCGGGCACCGTCACCGAGTTCGTCGCCCCGCAGGGTCCGGGCGTCCGCTTCGACGACGGCTACCGCAAGGGGATGACCGTCCCGGGCTCGTTCGACTCCCTCGTCGGCAAGCTGATCGTCACCGGCGCGACCCGCGAGCAGGCGCTGCAGCGCTCCCGCCGCGCGCTGGACGAGCTGGTGCTGGAGGGCATGCCGACCGCCATCCCGTTCCACAAGGTCGTCATCGATGACCCGGCCTTCACCGCGGCCGACGGCAAGTTCGCCGTCCACACCCGCTGGATCGAGACCGAGTTCGACAACCAGATCCCGCAGTACGACGGCGCCCCCGGCGAAGGGGGCGAGGCCGAGGAGAAGCGGACCGTCGTCCTCGAGGTGAACGGCAAGCGCGTCGAGGTCAGCCTGCCGGCCGGTCTCGGCAGCATGAGCGGCGGCACGAACGCCGCCAAGAAGCCGAAGCGCCAGAAGTCCAAGTCGGCCGTCAAGGAGGCCTCCGGCAACTCGGTGACCGCACCGATGCAGGGCACCGTGGTCAAGGTGGCCGTGACCGACGGTCAGGAGGTCACCGAGGGTGACCTGGTGGTGGTGCTCGAGGCGATGAAGATGGAGCAGCCCATCAACGCGCACCGCACCGGCATCATCACCGGCCTTGCGGTCGAGGGTGGCCAGACCGTCCAGTCCGGCGAGGTGATGTGCGAGATCATCGACGCCGAGTGA
- a CDS encoding decaprenyl-phosphate phosphoribosyltransferase codes for MSSTPDSGIAPQLTDAPARPRRFLPAWLRAMRPKQWIKNVLVLTAPLAAGRIGEPTVLLATLLAMVAFIAVSAAIYLLNDIHDIEADRQHPKKRLRPIPAGELPIPLAWVLAGLTGVGGLALGFSVSPGLGITLTTYVVVQFLYSYFLKDFPVIDLAVVASGFLLRAVAGGVASDIPLSQWFLLVASFGSMFMVAGKRYSEMRHLGPEAGTRKSLASYTESYLKFVWELAAVAVVMSYSLWAFDQRLGGYTKGLWAGISIFPFAMAMLEYAFRIDRGEGGAPEDVVLHDRVLLVLGLAWLVTICLAVFL; via the coding sequence ATGAGTTCGACGCCCGATTCCGGAATCGCCCCGCAGCTGACCGACGCGCCCGCCCGCCCCCGCCGCTTCCTTCCGGCGTGGCTGCGGGCCATGAGACCCAAGCAGTGGATCAAGAACGTCCTCGTCCTGACCGCCCCGCTGGCTGCTGGTCGCATCGGTGAGCCAACCGTCCTGCTCGCCACCCTCCTCGCGATGGTGGCGTTCATCGCGGTCTCGGCCGCCATCTACCTGCTCAACGACATCCACGACATCGAGGCGGACCGCCAGCACCCGAAGAAGCGGCTCCGTCCCATCCCGGCCGGCGAGCTGCCGATCCCGCTCGCCTGGGTCCTCGCCGGACTGACCGGCGTCGGCGGCCTCGCGCTCGGCTTCTCGGTCTCCCCCGGTCTCGGCATCACGCTGACCACCTACGTCGTCGTGCAGTTCCTCTACTCCTATTTCCTCAAGGACTTCCCGGTCATCGACCTGGCGGTCGTCGCGTCCGGCTTCCTGCTGCGGGCGGTCGCCGGTGGCGTCGCGAGCGACATCCCGCTCAGCCAGTGGTTCCTTCTGGTCGCCTCCTTCGGCTCGATGTTCATGGTGGCCGGCAAGCGCTACTCGGAGATGCGCCACCTCGGCCCCGAGGCGGGGACCCGCAAGTCGCTGGCGTCCTACACCGAGAGCTACCTGAAGTTCGTCTGGGAACTGGCGGCCGTGGCCGTGGTGATGTCCTACTCGCTGTGGGCCTTCGACCAGCGCCTGGGTGGCTACACCAAGGGGTTGTGGGCCGGCATCTCGATCTTCCCGTTCGCCATGGCGATGCTGGAGTACGCCTTCCGGATCGACCGTGGCGAAGGCGGCGCCCCCGAGGACGTCGTCCTGCACGACCGAGTGCTCCTCGTACTCGGCCTGGCGTGGCTGGTGACCATCTGCCTCGCCGTCTTCCTCTGA
- a CDS encoding Maf family protein: MRHRLVLGSASPARLSTLRAAGLHPEVIVSGVDEDGVDAAGPAELADLLARLKAEAVVTELRARSAGAGPAAPTAPAGTTIVIGCDSVLDLDGVAYGKPHTAQVARTRWRMMRGATGVLHTGHRVVVLTGDELVETAAVSGTGSTVVHFGTPSDEEIDAYVATGEPQRVAGAFTLDGLGGAFVSGVEGDPHNVVGISLPLLRRLLAGLGIKWVDMWQ; the protein is encoded by the coding sequence ATGAGGCACCGGCTGGTCCTGGGGTCGGCCTCCCCGGCTCGTCTGTCCACCCTGCGCGCCGCGGGACTGCATCCCGAAGTGATCGTCTCCGGGGTGGACGAGGACGGCGTCGACGCCGCCGGCCCGGCGGAGCTCGCCGACCTGCTGGCCCGGCTCAAGGCCGAGGCCGTGGTGACCGAGCTCCGGGCCCGGTCCGCCGGTGCCGGGCCGGCCGCCCCCACCGCCCCCGCCGGCACCACGATCGTGATCGGGTGCGATTCCGTCCTCGACCTGGACGGCGTGGCGTACGGCAAACCGCACACCGCCCAGGTGGCGCGGACCCGCTGGCGGATGATGCGGGGCGCCACCGGCGTCCTGCACACCGGCCACCGGGTGGTGGTACTGACCGGCGACGAGCTCGTCGAGACGGCAGCCGTCTCGGGGACCGGCAGCACCGTCGTCCATTTCGGCACTCCCTCCGACGAGGAGATCGACGCGTACGTCGCCACCGGCGAACCCCAGCGGGTGGCGGGGGCCTTCACCCTCGACGGGCTCGGTGGCGCCTTCGTCTCCGGGGTCGAGGGCGACCCCCACAACGTCGTCGGGATCAGCCTGCCGCTGCTGCGGCGCCTGCTGGCCGGTCTGGGGATCAAGTGGGTGGACATGTGGCAGTAG
- a CDS encoding NAD(P)H-quinone dehydrogenase — translation MTKVVIIGGGPGGYEAALVGAQLGGEVTLVDSDGIGGSAVLTDCVPSKSLIATSNVMSTMEQASGQGLYSPAGDEDLTLTVTTDLAAVNTRVIQLAEAQSGDIAMRLVKEGVRIVRGKARLEGTRAVVATTEFGEERLEADVILVSTGAHPRVLPDAMPDGERILDWTQVYNLTELPEHLIVVGSGVTGAEFANAYDALGVRVTLVSSRDMVLPGEDPDAARVLQDVFERRGITIISRARAVSARREGDGVVVGLEDGREVVGSHVLMAVGSIPNTAGIGLEEAGVELDKRGYVTVDKVSRTSARGVYGAGDCTGVFALASVAAMQGRIAMWHALGDAVPQLRQETIASNIFTAPEIATVGVTQKDIDEGHSTAEVVMMPLASNARAKMQGFTDGFVKLFCLPLTGIIVGGVIVAPTASELIHAVSLAVAQRISVDDFSHAFTVYPSLSGSIAEAARRLHTHGQTATAQLTN, via the coding sequence GTGACCAAGGTTGTGATCATCGGTGGAGGACCAGGCGGCTACGAAGCGGCCCTCGTGGGGGCGCAACTCGGTGGGGAGGTGACCCTGGTCGACAGCGACGGGATAGGAGGTTCCGCGGTCCTCACGGACTGCGTTCCGTCGAAGTCCCTGATCGCGACCTCGAACGTGATGTCCACGATGGAGCAGGCCTCGGGGCAGGGACTCTACTCCCCGGCCGGTGACGAGGACCTCACCCTGACGGTGACCACGGACCTGGCTGCCGTGAACACCCGCGTCATCCAGCTCGCCGAAGCCCAGTCCGGCGACATCGCCATGCGGCTGGTCAAGGAGGGCGTACGCATCGTCCGCGGCAAGGCCCGTCTGGAGGGCACCCGCGCGGTCGTCGCGACCACCGAGTTCGGGGAGGAGCGGCTCGAGGCCGACGTCATCCTCGTCTCCACCGGGGCACACCCTCGGGTCCTGCCGGACGCGATGCCGGACGGGGAGCGGATCCTCGACTGGACGCAGGTCTACAACCTGACCGAGCTGCCCGAGCACCTGATCGTCGTCGGCTCCGGCGTCACCGGCGCCGAGTTCGCCAACGCGTACGACGCCCTGGGTGTCCGGGTGACTCTCGTGTCGTCGCGCGACATGGTGCTGCCCGGCGAGGACCCCGACGCCGCCCGCGTGCTGCAGGACGTCTTCGAGCGCCGCGGCATCACCATCATCAGCCGCGCCCGCGCCGTGTCGGCCCGCCGTGAGGGTGACGGTGTCGTGGTCGGCCTCGAGGACGGCCGTGAGGTCGTCGGGTCGCACGTCCTGATGGCGGTCGGCTCCATCCCGAACACCGCCGGTATCGGCCTGGAGGAGGCGGGCGTCGAGCTCGACAAGCGTGGCTACGTGACCGTCGACAAGGTGTCGCGGACGTCGGCCCGGGGCGTCTACGGGGCGGGGGACTGCACCGGCGTCTTCGCCCTCGCCTCGGTCGCTGCCATGCAGGGCCGGATCGCGATGTGGCACGCCCTCGGCGATGCCGTTCCCCAGCTCCGCCAGGAGACGATCGCCTCGAACATCTTCACCGCGCCGGAGATCGCCACCGTCGGCGTCACGCAGAAGGACATCGACGAAGGCCACTCGACCGCCGAGGTCGTCATGATGCCGCTGGCCTCCAACGCCCGCGCCAAGATGCAGGGCTTCACCGACGGGTTCGTGAAGCTGTTCTGCTTGCCGCTGACCGGGATCATCGTCGGTGGTGTCATCGTCGCCCCGACGGCCTCCGAACTGATCCACGCGGTCTCGCTGGCGGTCGCCCAGCGGATCTCGGTCGACGACTTCTCCCACGCCTTCACCGTGTACCCGTCTCTGTCGGGCTCGATCGCGGAGGCGGCCCGCCGCCTGCACACGCACGGCCAGACCGCGACCGCCCAGCTGACCAACTGA
- a CDS encoding acyl-CoA carboxylase subunit epsilon has translation MSTDTDVTTSPTAFRVIGGNPSEEDLAAITVVFATMAGPDALPGTGTQPRHSRYNSYWRAVRRTFATGRETWNSGLRQF, from the coding sequence GTGAGCACCGACACCGACGTGACCACGTCTCCGACGGCCTTCCGCGTCATCGGCGGGAACCCCTCGGAGGAGGATCTCGCCGCGATCACCGTCGTGTTCGCGACCATGGCGGGTCCCGACGCCCTTCCGGGCACCGGCACCCAGCCCCGCCACTCCCGGTACAACTCGTACTGGCGAGCCGTCCGGCGCACCTTCGCGACCGGGCGGGAGACCTGGAACTCGGGTCTGCGCCAGTTCTAG
- a CDS encoding biotin--[acetyl-CoA-carboxylase] ligase, with amino-acid sequence MGAGLWHNVEVVASTGSTNADVAARMRAGTGVGLVRVSDHQSAGRGRFDRRWEAPPGTAVAISLGVRPHRPLPEWMWLSLFTGVAIARGIRRATGVEAMLKWPNDVLIGGRKVCGILSERVDGPDGPGCVVGFGINVSLSEDQLPVPTATSLALCGADVDRVDLIAEVLGAWSQMYLLWDEGRLAEMRRVYEEQCSTIGRDVRVLLEVPGRLGRTVIGHAVGIDTSGAVLVRTEDGVEAFAAGDVTHLR; translated from the coding sequence GTGGGTGCCGGACTATGGCACAACGTCGAGGTCGTCGCCTCGACAGGGTCGACCAACGCCGACGTCGCGGCCCGGATGCGGGCCGGTACGGGCGTGGGCCTGGTCCGCGTCTCCGACCACCAGAGCGCCGGCCGTGGCCGCTTCGACCGTCGGTGGGAGGCGCCGCCCGGAACCGCGGTGGCGATCTCGCTGGGCGTCCGGCCGCACCGCCCGCTGCCCGAGTGGATGTGGCTCTCCCTCTTCACGGGGGTGGCGATCGCGCGGGGGATCCGCCGGGCCACCGGGGTGGAGGCGATGCTGAAGTGGCCCAACGACGTCCTCATCGGTGGCCGCAAGGTCTGCGGGATCCTCTCCGAGCGGGTGGACGGCCCTGACGGCCCCGGCTGCGTCGTGGGTTTCGGGATCAACGTGTCGCTGTCGGAGGACCAGCTGCCGGTGCCCACCGCGACCTCGCTCGCCCTGTGCGGTGCGGACGTGGACCGGGTCGACCTGATCGCGGAGGTGCTCGGTGCCTGGTCCCAGATGTACCTGCTGTGGGACGAGGGCCGCCTCGCGGAGATGCGCCGGGTCTACGAGGAGCAGTGCTCGACCATCGGCCGTGACGTACGGGTGCTGCTGGAGGTGCCCGGACGGCTCGGACGTACCGTCATCGGGCATGCCGTGGGGATCGACACCTCGGGGGCGGTCCTGGTGCGGACGGAGGACGGGGTGGAGGCCTTCGCCGCCGGCGACGTCACCCATCTGCGGTGA
- a CDS encoding LamB/YcsF family protein: MQVDLNATIGDTIRVEALQHDEAVLPYVSSITIPAGLHAGTPRVILAAIRRGLAAGVRLGAGVGYRDFLGGGDRYVDVAFEDLYAELIYQIGAVDSLAFTEQGRLSYVRPSGALARMAGRRKDHAEAILRAIASYDPELPLVVHHLSPLLGMARDAGLEVIVEYSASSLERMRASVGRIAADGHPEQSVSLHLDPVTAPVVVRTLRELGHTFGAPLTARRGM; the protein is encoded by the coding sequence GTGCAAGTGGACCTCAATGCGACGATCGGCGACACCATCCGGGTCGAGGCGCTCCAGCACGATGAGGCCGTGCTCCCGTACGTCTCGAGCATCACCATCCCGGCGGGCCTGCACGCCGGGACGCCGCGCGTCATCCTCGCCGCGATCCGCCGCGGCCTGGCCGCGGGTGTGCGGCTGGGTGCCGGCGTGGGCTACCGGGACTTCCTGGGGGGTGGCGACCGCTACGTCGACGTCGCGTTCGAGGATCTGTACGCCGAACTGATCTACCAGATCGGGGCCGTCGACTCGCTCGCCTTCACCGAGCAGGGGCGGCTCTCCTACGTCCGTCCCAGCGGGGCGCTGGCGCGGATGGCCGGTCGCCGCAAGGACCACGCCGAAGCCATCCTGCGGGCCATCGCGTCGTACGACCCGGAACTGCCCCTGGTCGTCCACCACCTGTCGCCGCTGCTCGGGATGGCCCGTGACGCCGGCCTGGAGGTGATCGTGGAGTATTCGGCCAGTTCGCTGGAGCGGATGCGCGCCTCGGTGGGCCGGATCGCGGCCGACGGACATCCGGAACAGTCCGTGTCCCTCCATCTCGACCCCGTCACGGCACCGGTGGTGGTCCGAACTCTCCGTGAACTGGGTCACACTTTCGGGGCTCCCCTCACGGCACGGCGCGGGATGTGA
- a CDS encoding acyl-CoA carboxylase subunit beta, protein MDVDIHTTAGKLEDLKRRIEEAVNAGSAAAVEKQHAKGKQTARERIDALLDEGSFAELDQFARHRSHAFGLEGKRPYGDGVVTGIGAIHGRPVCVFSQDVTIFGGALGEVYGEKIVKIIDFALKTGCPLIGINEGGGARIQEGVVSLGLYGEIFRRNTLASGVIPQISLIMGAAAGGHVYSPALTDFTVMVDQTSQMFITGPAVIKTVTGEDVSLEDLGGARTHNTKSGNAHYLAADEADALEYVRELVSYLPQNNLEDPPFYDEVADLGISETDLALDTLIPDSPNQPYDIRRVIEAVLDDEEFLEVQELFAQNIVVGFGRVEGRTVGIVANQPMQFAGCLDIDASEKAARFVRTCDCFNIPIVTFEDTPGFLPGTDQEWNGIIRRGAKLIFAYAEATVPLITIITRKAYGGAYDVMGSKHLGADVNLAWPTAQIAVMGAEGAVNILYRKQLANDSDPETLRKTLIDEYNDTLANPYVAAERGYIDQVIQPHDTRQEIVRVLRLLRTKRESLPPKKHGNIPL, encoded by the coding sequence ATGGACGTCGACATCCACACGACAGCAGGGAAACTCGAGGATCTGAAGCGGCGCATCGAGGAGGCTGTCAACGCAGGCTCCGCGGCCGCCGTGGAGAAGCAGCACGCAAAGGGCAAGCAGACAGCCCGCGAACGCATCGACGCTCTGCTGGACGAGGGGTCCTTCGCCGAGCTGGACCAGTTCGCCCGGCACCGCTCCCACGCGTTCGGCCTGGAAGGGAAGCGTCCGTACGGGGACGGCGTCGTCACGGGCATCGGGGCGATCCACGGTCGCCCGGTGTGCGTCTTCTCGCAGGACGTGACCATCTTCGGTGGCGCCCTCGGCGAGGTGTACGGCGAGAAGATCGTCAAGATCATCGACTTCGCCCTCAAGACCGGCTGCCCGCTGATCGGCATCAACGAGGGTGGTGGCGCCCGGATCCAGGAGGGCGTGGTCTCCCTCGGCCTCTACGGCGAGATCTTCCGCCGCAACACCCTGGCCTCCGGCGTGATCCCGCAGATCTCGCTGATCATGGGTGCCGCGGCCGGCGGTCACGTCTACTCCCCCGCCCTCACCGACTTCACCGTGATGGTCGACCAGACCTCGCAGATGTTCATCACCGGCCCCGCGGTCATCAAGACCGTCACCGGCGAGGACGTCTCACTGGAGGACCTGGGTGGCGCCCGCACCCACAACACCAAGTCGGGCAACGCCCACTACCTGGCCGCCGATGAGGCCGACGCCCTCGAGTACGTCCGCGAACTGGTCTCCTACCTGCCGCAGAACAACCTCGAGGACCCGCCGTTCTACGACGAGGTCGCCGACCTCGGCATCAGCGAGACCGACCTCGCCCTCGACACCCTGATCCCGGACTCGCCGAACCAGCCGTACGACATCCGTCGGGTGATCGAGGCCGTCCTGGACGACGAGGAGTTCCTCGAGGTCCAGGAGCTCTTCGCGCAGAACATCGTCGTCGGCTTCGGCCGCGTCGAGGGTCGTACGGTCGGCATCGTCGCGAACCAGCCGATGCAGTTCGCCGGCTGCCTCGACATCGACGCCTCGGAGAAGGCCGCCCGCTTCGTCCGCACCTGTGACTGCTTCAACATCCCGATCGTCACCTTCGAGGACACCCCGGGCTTCCTGCCCGGCACCGACCAGGAGTGGAACGGCATCATCCGCCGCGGCGCGAAGCTGATCTTCGCCTACGCCGAGGCGACCGTCCCGCTGATCACGATCATCACCCGCAAGGCCTACGGCGGCGCATACGACGTGATGGGCTCCAAGCACCTGGGCGCCGACGTCAACCTCGCCTGGCCGACCGCCCAGATCGCCGTGATGGGTGCCGAGGGTGCGGTCAATATCCTCTACCGCAAGCAGCTGGCCAACGACTCCGACCCGGAGACGCTGCGCAAGACGCTGATCGACGAGTACAACGACACCCTGGCGAACCCGTACGTCGCGGCGGAACGTGGCTACATCGACCAGGTCATCCAGCCGCACGACACCCGCCAGGAGATCGTCCGCGTGCTGCGCCTGCTGCGCACCAAGCGCGAGAGCCTGCCGCCGAAGAAGCATGGGAACATCCCGCTGTGA
- a CDS encoding decaprenylphospho-beta-D-erythro-pentofuranosid-2-ulose 2-reductase: MMDATANPRTLLLLGGTSDIALAIARAYAAESPALDVVLAARPTERRTAAAESLRAEGVAVREVDLDARATDTHAATIEEAFSGGDIDMAVVAFGVLGDAEGAWQDPQQALELAEVNYTAPVHLGVLLAGRMRQQGQGQIVLLSSVAGERIRRSNFVYGSTKAGVDGFYRGIGEALRGSGVNVLVVRPGFVKSKMTTGLKTAPLAVTPDEVAAEVVDGVRAHRTVIWAPKLFQLVMLVLRHVPQPIFRKLPF; this comes from the coding sequence ATGATGGACGCGACCGCGAACCCCCGCACCTTGCTGCTGCTCGGTGGCACCTCAGACATCGCCTTGGCCATCGCCCGCGCATACGCCGCCGAGAGCCCGGCCCTGGACGTGGTGCTGGCGGCCCGGCCGACCGAGCGTCGCACGGCGGCCGCGGAGTCGCTGCGGGCCGAGGGTGTCGCGGTGCGTGAGGTCGACCTCGACGCCCGCGCAACGGACACGCACGCCGCAACGATCGAGGAGGCCTTCAGCGGGGGTGACATCGACATGGCCGTGGTGGCGTTCGGCGTGCTCGGCGATGCCGAGGGTGCCTGGCAGGATCCGCAGCAGGCGCTCGAACTGGCCGAGGTCAACTACACCGCCCCCGTCCACCTCGGTGTCCTGCTCGCCGGACGGATGCGCCAGCAGGGCCAGGGCCAGATCGTCCTGCTCTCCAGTGTCGCGGGCGAGCGGATCCGCCGCTCCAACTTCGTCTACGGCTCCACCAAGGCGGGTGTCGACGGCTTCTACCGCGGCATCGGCGAGGCACTGCGCGGCTCCGGCGTGAACGTGCTGGTGGTGCGCCCCGGGTTCGTGAAGTCCAAGATGACGACCGGCCTGAAGACGGCCCCGCTCGCGGTGACCCCCGACGAGGTGGCGGCCGAGGTGGTCGACGGCGTCCGCGCGCACCGTACGGTGATCTGGGCGCCGAAGCTGTTCCAACTGGTCATGCTGGTGCTCCGCCACGTCCCGCAGCCGATCTTCCGCAAGCTCCCCTTCTGA
- a CDS encoding GtrA family protein: MTAESITAGSRTGETSLETGETAVHPEARGHHPDVEHVGLVQQAIRYFGTGVMSAVVDFGLLLILMAVGVGYTPAKAASFIVGTITAYSLNRRFTFKAQPSRRRFILTMLTYVVTFALQVGIFAKLFPLIAQEHLPRLAVQTISFVFGQGAATVANFSMQRWLIFRPTQAPVREAASAVD; the protein is encoded by the coding sequence ATGACGGCGGAATCCATCACAGCAGGATCCAGGACAGGCGAGACGTCGCTGGAGACCGGCGAGACCGCGGTGCACCCCGAGGCGCGCGGTCATCACCCCGACGTGGAGCACGTCGGGCTGGTCCAGCAGGCGATCCGCTACTTCGGCACCGGTGTGATGTCGGCAGTGGTGGACTTCGGCCTGCTGCTCATCCTGATGGCGGTCGGAGTGGGCTACACCCCGGCCAAGGCGGCCTCGTTCATCGTCGGGACGATCACTGCCTACTCGCTCAATCGCCGCTTCACCTTCAAGGCCCAGCCGTCGAGGCGCCGCTTCATCCTGACGATGCTCACCTACGTCGTGACGTTCGCCCTGCAGGTCGGGATCTTCGCGAAACTGTTCCCGCTGATCGCCCAGGAGCACCTGCCGCGGCTGGCCGTGCAGACGATCTCCTTCGTCTTCGGCCAGGGCGCCGCCACGGTCGCCAACTTCTCCATGCAGCGGTGGTTGATCTTCCGGCCGACCCAGGCCCCGGTCCGGGAGGCCGCTTCCGCGGTTGACTGA